CGGTCGTCATAGCCAACGCGATTTAACCCGACAACATAGGAGGTATCCCCGATGTCGAATACCGTTGATCAATCCTTCATTACTCAGTTCCAATCCGAAGTCGTACACACGTTCCAACAGAACGGCTCAAAACTTCGCGACACCGTCTTTTACAAACCGAATGTGACCGGCTCCAGTGTGGAGTTCCCGGTCCTGGGTCAATCTGGTTCCCAAAAGAACCGTTCCCGACACGCCGATCTGGTCCCTCAGAACATCGGTCACAGCAACGCGACCGCACAGATGGACAACTACGAAGCCATCGAACTCGTCGATGCCCTTGACGAATTCAAGACCAACATTGCGGTCCGTCAGGCGTACTCCAAATCAATTGTCCGACAACTCGGTCGTGATATGGACAACATCATCATCGAAGCCGCGATTAATGGCGCGGGCCTGACCACGGGTGCTGCCGCTGCTTTTGACTTGGCGATGATGACCGAGATCAAAGCCATGGCCGGATCGAACGACTGGGACGAGGGCGACGATGACCGCTGGCTCGTTGTGACCCCGACCGTGATGAAACAACTCGACTCTCTCGAGCAGTTCATCAGCGCGGATTACGGCACATCCGACGCGGCACGAGCCGCACGTTACCCGAAACTTTACGGGTTCAACGTTGTGGAAAGTTCCCGTCTGGAAGACGCCACCTTGTTCCAGACCACGGGTGGTCAGCACACCTGTCTGGCCTACCACAAGAACGCGCTTGGCCTGGGTACGGCACGCGACATCAACATTGTTGGTCCGGAACGGGTCCCGATGAAAAACGCGTGGTCCGTGATCGGCGAAATGTCCGCCGGTGGCACTGCGATCCTCTCGACCGGTGTGATCACGGTAGACGTGACCATCTAAGCGGTCTGAGCACATCAAGCTGATAGGGCGGTCTTCGGACCGCCCTTTCCTTTTGGATCGGTAAATACCTCTAAAGAGAGGAACCGTCGATGTCTCAGACAAAGTTCGATATCGCATCCGGGGCGCTAACCCGGCTTGGCGGAAACACAATCCAGGATTTTTCCGAAGACTCGCACGAGGCGACGGTGGTCGCGAACATTTATGACTCGCTCTTCGAACAGGCCCTCACCGAATACAATTGGAACTTCGCGAAGAAAAACACCCAACTGAGCAAGACCACATCGACCCCGGTTGATCCAAATTGGTCGTACGAGTATGCGCTCCCGTCCGATTATCTCCGCGCGGTCCAGGTCATGAACACGGCGGGTGGTGGTCTGACCTACGCGTCGGACTATTCGATTGAACAGCAATTCGTGTACGCGAACCAAGACGGTTTGCTGATGAAATATCTGTACAAACCGGACGAGTCCAATCTGCCCCCGTGGTTTGTCTATTACTTCCAATCTGCACTGGCCTATCACATTTGCGAACCGATCACCGGGGTGGGATCGACCAAAGAGGTGCTTTGGCGCGAACTCGACGACTACCGCCGCAAAGCCACAGTTCAGGACAAGCTTGAGAACCCGGCCCAATCCGCGTTCCCGATCAGCTCGCTGATTCTGGCTCGGAGGTAACCGGGATGCCTCGTTTCAAGATCGCGCAATTCAGTTTCAACGCCGGAGAGTTCGGCCCGTACGTAGACGGTCGATCCGATTTGGAGTCGTACTCGAAGGGCGCACAACAGATCGACAACTACATGGTGATGTTGCAGGGCGGGCTCAGTCGTCGCCCCGGCTTCAAATACATTGATGACGCGGCTGACGCGGTCCGGTTGACCCGGTTTAGTTTCTCGGACGAACAACAGTACCTGTTCGTGTTGTTTGATCAAAACATCAAGATTTACCGCAACGATGTCGAGGTGTTTGACTTCAACCTCGACGGTCAGTCCGTCCCATATGTGGAGGATGACATTCCGAGTTTGCGGTTCGCTCAGTCGTACGACACCATGTATGTGTTCCACAAGGATTATCCGGTCCGTCAGATCGTCCGTAATGGCGCACACGACGACTGGACCATCTCAGAGGTGAGCTGGTCGAACGAACCGTTCAACCGGATCAACAAGACGGACGGGTGTACCCCTTCGGGCACATCCGGGACGATCACCCTGACCCTGACCGGGGTTTGGTGGACTTCGGACCACGTCGGGAAACGGGTCAAGATCAACGACGGTG
This sequence is a window from Magnetovibrio sp. PR-2. Protein-coding genes within it:
- a CDS encoding phage capsid protein, which translates into the protein MSNTVDQSFITQFQSEVVHTFQQNGSKLRDTVFYKPNVTGSSVEFPVLGQSGSQKNRSRHADLVPQNIGHSNATAQMDNYEAIELVDALDEFKTNIAVRQAYSKSIVRQLGRDMDNIIIEAAINGAGLTTGAAAAFDLAMMTEIKAMAGSNDWDEGDDDRWLVVTPTVMKQLDSLEQFISADYGTSDAARAARYPKLYGFNVVESSRLEDATLFQTTGGQHTCLAYHKNALGLGTARDINIVGPERVPMKNAWSVIGEMSAGGTAILSTGVITVDVTI